The Rhopalosiphum maidis isolate BTI-1 chromosome 1, ASM367621v3, whole genome shotgun sequence genome has a segment encoding these proteins:
- the LOC113561362 gene encoding protein GVQW3-like: MSENTEQRVCIKFCHKLRKTATETYQMLLLAYGDETMSRARVFEWFKRFKEGRTTVESDEREGRPSTSRNEEMIQKIRTAIRVQTILTTDLDMRRVAAKFVPKLLSGEQKENRKQIATDLLECSESDDFFFKSIITGDETWVYGYDPETKVQSSQWKTPDSPRPKKLVKFGVK; encoded by the exons ATGAGCGAAAATACAGAACAACGAGTGTGCATTAAATTTTGCCATAAACTGAGAAAAACGGCTACTGAAACCTACCAAATGTTATTGTTAGCTTATGGAGATGAAACCATGTCCCGTGCTCGCGTTTTTGAATggtttaaacgatttaaagaGGGTAGAACAACTGTTGAAAGTGATGAACGTGAAGGACGCCCATCAACAAGCCGCAATGAGgaaatgatacaaaaaatacgaACAGCAATACGAG TTCAAACCATATTGACGACTGATTTAGACATGAGAAGAGTTGCAGCCAAATTTGTACCAAAACTGCTCTCAGGTGAGCAAAAAGAAAATCGAAAACAGATCGCCACTGATTTGCTAGAGTGTTCCGAatctgatgattttttttttaaatcaattataactgGTGACGAGACTTGGGTATATGGCTACGATCCAGAAACAAAGGTACAATCTTCGCAGTGGAAGACACCTGATTCACCACGACCAAAAAAGCTCGTCAAGTTCGGAGTCAAGTGA